Sequence from the bacterium genome:
TCCCACGAAATCATCGGGGCGCTGCGCGTGCAGCACATCGACCCCGTGAACGGACACTGTGAGATCGGCCTCGACATCGTGCCGTCCCGACGTGGGAGAGGCTACGGGACGGCAAGCTACCAGATGGTGCTCGAGTACATGTTTCTGCACCAGAACATGCATATGGTGTACCTGCGGGTTGCAGAGTTCAATCCACGTGCGAGGATGCTATACGAACGTCTGGGCTTCGTGGAGACCGGACGGTATCCGGAGTACCTCTATCGGCACGGCCGCTACTGGGACTACACGATCATGGCGATGACGCGGGATCAGTACGCCAAGCAGTACCCGGTTCCGTAGGCGCGCCGCTGCGGTGCCGGCGCTTCTGCTCGGAGCAACCGGATTCTTGGGAAAACGGCTTGCCCGACGTCTTGCCGCCGAGGGTGTGACGTTCGTTCCGGTGGCTCGTTCGCTCGGAACGGATCTTCGGGATCCCCGGCAGTTCCGACACCTCTTTGAAACCCATCCCGGAATCGACGTGGTGTTCCACGCGGCCGCGTTCGTCGGCGGGATCAAGTTCGGTCTCGCGCATCCGGGGGAGATCTACTACAAT
This genomic interval carries:
- a CDS encoding NAD-dependent epimerase/dehydratase family protein — translated: MPALLLGATGFLGKRLARRLAAEGVTFVPVARSLGTDLRDPRQFRHLFETHPGIDVVFHAAAFVGGIKFGLAHPGEIYYN
- a CDS encoding GNAT family protein; protein product: MYTYKHVGFRPVEASDLERLRELRNDMSTLLQLGSVDMASSEEQEAWWKDLARHRSEKRFTIVETASHEIIGALRVQHIDPVNGHCEIGLDIVPSRRGRGYGTASYQMVLEYMFLHQNMHMVYLRVAEFNPRARMLYERLGFVETGRYPEYLYRHGRYWDYTIMAMTRDQYAKQYPVP